The Sinorhizobium meliloti genome includes a window with the following:
- a CDS encoding aldo/keto reductase family oxidoreductase, with translation MLGERPVNRFGYGAMQLAGKGVFGPPRDRAEAVAVLREAVESGVNHIDTSDFYGPHVTNEIIREALHPYRDDVVIVTKVGARRGADASWNPAFSKEDLTQAVHDNLRNLGLDAIEVVNLRAMFSVHGPAEGSIEEPLTVLTDLKRQGLIRHIGLSNVTLRQVEEGRRITEIVCVQNMYNLANRADDAMIDRLAAEGTAYVPFFPLGGFSPLQSSTLSDVAARLGATPMQVALAWLLKRSPNILLIPGTSSRVHLRENLAAAEVDFPDEAMAELDGMVPA, from the coding sequence ATGCTCGGCGAGCGGCCGGTGAACCGGTTCGGCTATGGTGCGATGCAGCTTGCCGGCAAAGGTGTCTTCGGCCCTCCGCGCGATCGCGCGGAAGCGGTCGCCGTCCTTCGCGAAGCGGTTGAAAGCGGCGTCAACCACATCGACACCAGCGACTTCTATGGCCCGCACGTGACGAACGAGATCATACGGGAGGCGCTCCACCCCTACCGGGACGACGTCGTCATTGTCACCAAGGTGGGCGCCAGGCGCGGCGCGGATGCCTCGTGGAATCCTGCGTTCTCGAAGGAAGATCTGACGCAGGCCGTGCATGACAACTTGCGCAATCTCGGGCTCGACGCGATCGAGGTGGTGAACCTGCGCGCCATGTTCAGCGTGCACGGCCCGGCCGAGGGTTCGATTGAGGAGCCGCTGACGGTGCTGACCGATCTCAAAAGGCAGGGGCTGATCCGGCATATCGGCCTTTCGAACGTGACCTTGAGGCAAGTCGAGGAAGGCCGCAGGATCACGGAGATCGTCTGTGTGCAGAACATGTACAACCTCGCCAACCGCGCTGACGACGCCATGATCGACCGGCTTGCCGCCGAAGGCACCGCATATGTGCCCTTCTTCCCGCTCGGCGGCTTTTCGCCGCTGCAATCCTCGACGCTGTCGGATGTGGCGGCGCGGCTAGGGGCAACGCCGATGCAGGTGGCGCTCGCCTGGCTGCTCAAGCGCTCGCCGAACATCCTGCTGATCCCCGGCACCTCCTCGCGCGTGCATCTGAGGGAGAATCTCGCCGCCGCCGAAGTCGACTTCCCGGACGAAGCAATGGCCGAACTCGACGGAATGGTGCCCGCCTGA
- a CDS encoding antitoxin, which yields MPELRHNEPTPPREAKLFRNNRSQAVRIPADFELPGDRVMIHRDGDRLIIEPVLRKNLLEVLAGLEPLGSEDEFPDVDETLLPVKEIDL from the coding sequence ATGCCCGAACTCCGACACAACGAACCAACACCGCCAAGGGAAGCTAAGCTCTTTCGAAATAATAGAAGTCAGGCTGTACGTATCCCCGCTGATTTTGAGCTTCCCGGCGATCGGGTGATGATCCATCGGGACGGAGATCGGCTGATAATAGAGCCGGTGCTCCGCAAGAACTTGCTGGAGGTGCTGGCTGGTTTGGAGCCGCTCGGGTCTGAAGATGAGTTCCCCGACGTTGACGAAACCCTGCTGCCGGTGAAGGAAATCGACCTGTGA
- a CDS encoding helix-turn-helix domain-containing protein, with protein sequence MLDLKAFRTLQSEAEYNAALKEVRPYFENEPDEGSEEAAHFDALVLLIEQYEGKHYPIPTASPVEVVKSVMAANNYTRADLVAVIGSKARAADLLNGKREINLDQIRKLSKEWNIPAGSLIGDVAA encoded by the coding sequence ATGTTGGATTTGAAAGCTTTTCGAACGCTTCAGAGTGAGGCCGAGTACAACGCCGCGCTGAAGGAAGTTCGGCCGTATTTCGAGAACGAACCCGATGAAGGCTCTGAGGAAGCTGCGCACTTTGACGCGCTCGTCCTTCTAATCGAACAGTACGAAGGTAAGCACTATCCAATCCCGACGGCGAGCCCGGTTGAGGTGGTCAAGTCGGTGATGGCTGCGAACAATTACACGCGTGCCGATCTCGTGGCGGTTATTGGCTCCAAAGCGCGGGCGGCCGATCTTTTGAACGGCAAGCGGGAAATCAATCTGGATCAGATCCGAAAGCTAAGCAAGGAATGGAACATTCCGGCTGGCTCACTGATCGGCGACGTCGCGGCTTAA
- a CDS encoding LysR family transcriptional regulator, which translates to MERDRPNMADVGAFMKVARAGGFREAARASDISASALSDAVRRLEAELGVRLLNRTTRSVVPTEAGRGLMERLGPAFGEINAALDFARGFRNRPAGVLRLNVPVSAARLVLPPIVPPFLAAYPNIRLEIVTEESFVDVVAAGCDAGIRYDERLQQDMIAVPIGPRVQRYASGASQAYLDAHGRPQHPRDLLSHSCIRGRFAGRPISPWEFERDGEVITIDPPTSLVVQAGGGSDLGIAAAIAGTGIISLFEDWLRPHFENGALEPVLEPWWLSFPGPFLYYPGRRLVPAPLRAFIDFIRAMPAAPSG; encoded by the coding sequence ATGGAACGGGACAGGCCCAACATGGCGGATGTGGGCGCTTTCATGAAGGTCGCTCGGGCCGGTGGGTTCCGGGAGGCGGCTCGGGCGAGCGACATCAGCGCGTCGGCGCTGAGTGACGCCGTGCGGCGCCTGGAGGCGGAACTCGGCGTCAGGCTTCTCAACCGTACCACCCGCAGCGTCGTACCGACCGAGGCTGGCCGGGGGCTGATGGAGCGGCTCGGACCGGCATTCGGAGAGATCAATGCCGCGCTCGATTTCGCTCGCGGCTTCCGCAACCGCCCGGCGGGCGTCCTGAGGTTGAACGTGCCGGTCAGCGCCGCGCGGCTGGTCCTGCCGCCCATCGTGCCACCGTTCCTTGCGGCCTATCCCAACATTAGGCTGGAGATCGTGACCGAGGAGAGCTTCGTCGATGTTGTCGCCGCGGGCTGCGATGCTGGCATCCGCTACGACGAGCGGCTGCAGCAGGACATGATCGCCGTTCCGATTGGGCCACGCGTGCAGCGTTATGCGAGCGGGGCCTCGCAAGCCTATCTCGACGCGCATGGCCGGCCGCAGCATCCGCGCGACCTGCTTTCTCACAGCTGCATCCGCGGCCGTTTTGCCGGCCGGCCGATCAGTCCCTGGGAGTTCGAGCGCGACGGCGAGGTGATCACGATTGACCCGCCCACGTCCCTCGTGGTGCAGGCGGGCGGCGGCTCGGATCTTGGGATCGCAGCGGCGATTGCCGGAACTGGAATCATCTCGCTCTTCGAGGACTGGTTGCGTCCGCACTTCGAAAATGGAGCGCTGGAGCCCGTGCTGGAGCCATGGTGGCTGAGTTTTCCCGGCCCCTTCCTCTACTATCCTGGGCGCCGGCTGGTGCCGGCGCCCCTGCGGGCCTTCATCGACTTCATCAGGGCCATGCCGGCGGCTCCATCGGGTTGA
- a CDS encoding ISNCY family transposase, with the protein MGLIAMSERDLQRIEVLSKVIDGRMTLVTAAHVLGLSTRQVRRLLERMRTDGAASIRHKAIGRPSNNRISDGVRDYAVTLVRERYADFGPTLAAEKLAERDGLRVSRETLRKWMSEAGLWLSRKQRRTFHQPRLRREAYGELVQIDGSEHRWFEDRGDPCSLLVFIDDATGKLMQLRFVRSESAFSYFEALELYLKNHGAPVAFYSDKHSVFRVAKKDAKGGQGMTQFGRALCELNIEILCANSSQAKGRVERMNRTLQDRLIKDLRLEGICGMDDGNAFLPRFMEGYNRQFAITPARPDDLHRSLNLAPDRLKEILCKREQRYVGAQLTFSFERQRIMLEETEVTRGLVGRYVETYAYADGRLDVRWKGHSLPYRVFDKDQRVTHAAITENKRLGDVLAYIKARQDERPAPKVKTNSEKIGYRPRGRKPGKRTDFTNDPAVIARRRQALSELDAAE; encoded by the coding sequence ATGGGATTGATTGCGATGAGCGAGCGTGATCTGCAGCGGATTGAGGTTTTGTCGAAGGTCATCGATGGTCGGATGACGCTGGTAACGGCCGCTCATGTTCTGGGGTTAAGCACGCGCCAGGTGCGCCGGCTCTTGGAGCGGATGCGGACGGATGGTGCCGCATCGATCCGGCACAAGGCGATCGGTCGGCCATCGAACAACCGGATCAGCGACGGCGTTCGGGATTATGCAGTGACGCTGGTTCGCGAACGCTATGCCGACTTTGGTCCGACGCTAGCGGCGGAGAAGCTTGCCGAGCGCGATGGCTTGCGGGTGTCGCGCGAGACCTTGCGCAAATGGATGTCGGAGGCCGGACTTTGGCTGTCGCGCAAGCAGCGGCGCACCTTCCACCAGCCACGATTGCGACGCGAGGCCTATGGCGAGCTGGTGCAGATCGATGGATCGGAGCACCGCTGGTTCGAGGATCGCGGTGATCCATGCTCGCTGCTGGTGTTCATCGATGATGCGACCGGCAAGCTGATGCAGTTGCGTTTCGTGCGCTCGGAAAGTGCGTTCAGCTATTTCGAGGCGCTGGAGCTTTATCTCAAAAATCATGGTGCTCCGGTCGCCTTCTATTCCGACAAACATTCCGTGTTCCGGGTGGCGAAGAAAGACGCCAAGGGCGGCCAGGGCATGACCCAGTTCGGGCGTGCGCTTTGCGAGCTAAACATTGAGATTCTTTGTGCAAATTCGAGCCAGGCGAAGGGTCGGGTCGAGCGGATGAACCGGACGCTGCAGGACCGTTTGATTAAGGATCTGCGCCTGGAGGGCATCTGTGGCATGGACGACGGCAACGCCTTCCTGCCTCGGTTCATGGAGGGCTATAACCGGCAGTTTGCCATTACCCCTGCCCGACCTGATGATCTGCATCGGTCGCTGAATCTTGCCCCGGATCGGCTCAAGGAGATCCTGTGCAAACGCGAGCAGCGCTACGTCGGTGCGCAGCTGACGTTTTCGTTCGAGCGCCAGCGGATCATGCTTGAGGAGACCGAGGTGACGCGCGGGCTGGTCGGTCGCTATGTCGAGACCTACGCCTATGCCGACGGCCGGCTCGATGTGCGGTGGAAAGGCCATTCCCTGCCCTACCGGGTATTCGACAAGGACCAGCGGGTGACGCATGCGGCGATCACCGAGAACAAGCGGCTCGGTGATGTCCTGGCCTACATCAAGGCGCGCCAGGACGAGCGGCCGGCGCCGAAGGTGAAGACCAACAGCGAGAAGATCGGCTACCGACCGCGTGGCCGCAAGCCGGGCAAGCGGACGGATTTCACCAACGATCCAGCGGTCATTGCCCGACGGCGACAAGCGCTCTCTGAGCTCGATGCGGCGGAATGA
- a CDS encoding FAD:protein FMN transferase gives MDTDSGRSQHDGRPWRVGLATREDASTPDSVLNLVNRAVATSSPDGFRFDDSGRFGHILDPLSGRAPRLRRRVSVVAPTATAADAFSTAFSLMGSSAVRIACEHHSELTVDMISTSGAHERFGRAA, from the coding sequence TTGGATACCGATTCTGGACGGTCGCAACACGACGGCCGTCCGTGGCGGGTCGGACTTGCGACGCGAGAAGATGCCAGCACGCCGGACAGCGTTCTGAATCTCGTCAACAGGGCCGTCGCGACCTCGAGCCCGGACGGTTTCCGATTCGACGACTCCGGCCGCTTCGGCCACATTCTTGACCCCCTTAGCGGGAGAGCGCCAAGACTCCGCCGGCGGGTCAGCGTCGTAGCTCCGACTGCGACGGCTGCCGACGCCTTCTCAACCGCCTTCAGCCTCATGGGCAGTTCGGCTGTCCGCATCGCGTGCGAGCACCATTCGGAACTAACTGTTGACATGATCTCCACTTCGGGTGCGCACGAGCGGTTCGGCCGGGCTGCCTGA
- a CDS encoding DUF6522 family protein produces MHVERDQNGDFTFDSVALADRFQLSSEDLRRNIRRGLVTSMVERGEGEDAGTCRLRVKIGNRVWTAILNSEDRVITEEMTIYRASSRSEITLASDAS; encoded by the coding sequence ATGCACGTGGAACGAGATCAAAATGGTGACTTCACATTCGACTCCGTGGCGCTCGCCGATCGTTTCCAGCTCTCAAGCGAGGACCTTCGTCGGAACATCCGCAGGGGACTGGTGACCAGCATGGTCGAGCGCGGCGAGGGCGAAGACGCTGGCACGTGCCGCTTGCGCGTGAAGATCGGGAACCGCGTATGGACCGCAATCCTGAACAGCGAGGATCGCGTAATCACCGAAGAAATGACCATTTATCGCGCGAGCTCGCGAAGTGAGATCACACTGGCGTCGGACGCATCTTGA
- a CDS encoding LysR family transcriptional regulator — translation MKLENWDDLRLFLHVAEQGGLAGAAERAGVSAPTIGRRMLALERAIGRALFVRARTGYELAPDGHVLLERVKAMYEAAQDIHNWQESVHSLPMVRLLSDSTLSCFTAASFNHLWSPTDSFRVCFKTSEAILDLTYREADIGLAAERPETGNVAARRSVRIAYAPYCAQGFDQRRYNNWVSLGTDVANQRWKRWTFEHRGQFITNWANAPRSMFDLVKAGAGVGVLPCFIGDRDPGFLRAGHVIDELSHHLWIVLHDDERDRESVRTVADRLSALLAANAPLFCGFTGQAPL, via the coding sequence ATGAAACTCGAAAATTGGGATGATCTTCGTTTGTTCCTGCACGTCGCTGAACAAGGCGGGCTGGCGGGTGCCGCCGAGAGGGCGGGCGTCAGCGCGCCTACAATCGGACGGCGCATGCTGGCGCTTGAACGCGCCATTGGGAGAGCGTTGTTTGTACGGGCGCGTACGGGATACGAGCTTGCACCGGACGGACACGTCCTGCTGGAGCGCGTGAAGGCGATGTATGAGGCGGCGCAAGATATCCACAACTGGCAGGAGTCGGTACACTCGCTGCCAATGGTGCGGCTTCTTTCCGACAGCACGTTGTCGTGCTTCACGGCCGCGAGCTTCAACCACCTGTGGTCGCCCACCGACTCGTTTCGCGTGTGTTTCAAAACTTCCGAGGCCATACTTGACCTGACGTACCGCGAAGCAGACATAGGATTAGCCGCCGAGCGGCCGGAGACTGGTAATGTCGCTGCCCGCCGTTCCGTCCGGATCGCCTACGCGCCCTACTGCGCCCAGGGTTTTGATCAGCGACGCTACAACAACTGGGTGTCGCTCGGCACAGACGTCGCAAATCAGCGGTGGAAGCGGTGGACGTTTGAACATCGGGGCCAGTTCATCACAAACTGGGCGAACGCGCCCCGTTCGATGTTCGATCTTGTGAAGGCGGGAGCGGGCGTCGGTGTTCTGCCGTGCTTCATCGGCGATCGCGATCCCGGCTTCCTTCGGGCGGGCCACGTGATTGACGAGCTGAGCCACCACTTGTGGATCGTGCTGCATGATGACGAGCGGGACCGGGAATCCGTCCGCACTGTCGCTGACCGTCTGTCGGCGCTGCTTGCAGCGAACGCCCCGCTATTCTGCGGCTTCACTGGGCAAGCTCCCTTGTGA
- a CDS encoding type II toxin-antitoxin system VapC family toxin, whose translation MSRLYMLDTNIVSELARNPQGAVTKRIAEVGPDAICVSIITAAELRYGCAKKGSSKLLAQIETILGSMQVLALDVPADAEYGGIRAELEAAGKPIGPNDLFIAAHACMLGAVLVTANSSEFTRVRDLKVENWLDFTPSC comes from the coding sequence GTGAGCAGGCTCTACATGCTGGACACCAATATCGTGTCCGAGCTTGCGCGAAACCCACAGGGGGCTGTCACTAAACGCATTGCCGAGGTAGGACCGGATGCAATCTGCGTCAGCATCATTACGGCGGCAGAGTTACGCTATGGATGCGCCAAGAAGGGATCATCGAAACTACTGGCGCAGATCGAGACCATTCTTGGAAGTATGCAAGTGCTTGCGCTCGATGTGCCTGCTGATGCCGAATACGGCGGCATCCGGGCTGAACTGGAGGCCGCTGGTAAGCCCATCGGCCCGAATGACCTGTTCATCGCCGCTCATGCCTGTATGCTTGGAGCGGTGCTGGTAACGGCCAACAGTAGCGAGTTCACACGCGTTCGTGATCTCAAGGTCGAGAACTGGCTGGATTTCACTCCTTCGTGTTGA
- the hmpA gene encoding NO-inducible flavohemoprotein, with product MLTQKTKDIVKATAPVLAQHGYAIIQHFYKRMFQAHPELKNIFNMAHQERGEQQQALARAVYAYAANIENPESLSAVLKDIAHKHASLGVRPEQYPIVGEHLLASIKEVLGDAATDEIISAWAQAYGNLADILAGMESELYERSEERAGGWAGWRRFIVREKNPESDVITSFVLEPADGGPVADFEPGQYTSVAVQVPKLGYQQIRQYSLSDSPNGRSYRISVKREDGGLGTPGYVSSLLHDEINVGDELKLAAPYGNFYIDVSATTPIVLISGGVGLTPMVSMLKKALQTPPRKVVFVHGARNSAVHAMRDRLKEASRTYPDFKLFIFYDDPLPTDIEGRDYDFAGLVDVEKVKDSILLDDADYYICGPVPFMRMQHDKLLGLGITEARIHYEVFGPDLFAE from the coding sequence ATGCTCACTCAGAAGACCAAGGATATCGTCAAAGCAACGGCCCCCGTCCTCGCGCAGCACGGGTACGCCATCATCCAGCATTTCTATAAGCGGATGTTTCAGGCTCATCCCGAGCTCAAGAACATCTTCAATATGGCGCACCAGGAACGGGGCGAACAACAGCAAGCGCTCGCGCGCGCGGTCTACGCCTATGCGGCCAACATCGAAAATCCGGAGAGCCTTTCGGCGGTGCTGAAGGATATCGCCCATAAGCACGCCAGCCTTGGCGTCAGACCGGAACAATACCCGATCGTCGGAGAACATCTGCTTGCGTCTATCAAGGAGGTGCTGGGAGATGCCGCGACAGATGAAATCATCTCAGCGTGGGCACAGGCCTATGGCAATCTGGCGGATATACTGGCCGGCATGGAGAGCGAGCTCTATGAGCGCTCGGAGGAACGTGCCGGTGGCTGGGCCGGCTGGCGTCGCTTCATCGTCCGTGAGAAGAACCCGGAGAGCGACGTCATCACCTCATTCGTGCTGGAGCCGGCGGACGGCGGACCCGTTGCGGATTTCGAACCCGGACAATATACGAGTGTCGCCGTGCAGGTGCCTAAGCTCGGGTACCAGCAGATACGCCAGTACAGCCTGTCGGACTCTCCGAACGGACGCAGCTATCGGATCTCTGTGAAGCGAGAAGATGGCGGCTTGGGGACGCCCGGCTATGTCTCGTCCTTGCTGCACGACGAGATCAATGTCGGCGACGAACTCAAGCTCGCGGCTCCCTATGGCAATTTCTACATCGATGTAAGCGCGACTACGCCAATCGTTCTGATCAGCGGCGGGGTCGGGCTGACGCCGATGGTCAGCATGCTGAAGAAGGCGCTCCAGACGCCGCCGCGGAAGGTCGTGTTCGTACATGGCGCGCGAAACAGCGCGGTACATGCGATGCGCGATCGGCTGAAGGAAGCCTCCCGTACCTATCCGGATTTCAAGCTGTTCATCTTCTACGACGACCCCCTGCCGACGGATATCGAGGGGCGTGACTACGACTTTGCGGGCCTCGTCGACGTCGAAAAGGTCAAGGACAGCATCCTGCTCGACGACGCCGACTATTACATCTGCGGACCGGTTCCGTTCATGCGCATGCAGCACGACAAGCTCCTCGGTCTTGGAATTACCGAAGCGCGCATCCACTACGAAGTATTCGGTCCCGATCTGTTTGCCGAGTGA
- a CDS encoding type II toxin-antitoxin system HigB family toxin, with protein sequence MNVIAKSALVNFWSSLPKGAPRETAEAAMMEWYTTASKASWSNFCELKKTFNSADIVAGNKVIFDVGGNKYRIVGLVAFRSKRIFVLFVGTHAQYGAIDVKDL encoded by the coding sequence GTGAACGTTATCGCTAAATCCGCGCTGGTGAATTTTTGGAGCAGCTTGCCGAAAGGAGCTCCCAGGGAGACCGCGGAAGCCGCGATGATGGAATGGTACACCACCGCATCGAAGGCGAGTTGGAGCAACTTTTGTGAGTTGAAGAAGACATTTAACTCGGCTGATATTGTGGCGGGCAACAAGGTTATTTTCGACGTCGGCGGCAACAAGTACCGCATCGTGGGGCTGGTCGCATTTCGATCAAAGCGGATTTTCGTTCTGTTTGTCGGGACGCACGCCCAGTACGGTGCGATCGACGTCAAAGACCTCTGA
- a CDS encoding ISNCY family transposase encodes MSCLITMSQKELHRLELIQRIRGRSLSVVQAAELLGLSRSQVHRLLQAYDLAGADGLVSKKRGRPSNRRHRKDFRILVLDLVREHYADFGPTLAAEKLLERHRIAVSKETLRQWMMEAGIWVSRRERKKRVFQPRGRRDCFGELVQIDGSLHWWFENRGPKCALLVYIDDATGKLLHLRFAGSENTFDYLHATKAYLQQWGKPIAFYSDKHGIFRTTHASKKDRTSGLTQFGRALYELNIDIICANTPQAKGRVERANQTLQDRLVKELRLRGIDTIAAANAYSPEFMADFNRRFGKAPRNPKDMHRPFAAHENLDGAMCRKEIRKLSNSLTLRYDKVMFILDPTDRAAALAGKKVVVCDYPDGRLEITDGEATLPYRTFDTLRSVHRSEVVENKRLDDMLALVAAMQAGREQQRSKGGPRRTGQTDHMFGIRDGSQSNGYQKRGTKPGRKTDFTKDPVVIAKRQQALAQLKAAE; translated from the coding sequence ATGTCTTGTTTGATCACCATGTCGCAGAAGGAATTGCATCGTCTTGAACTGATCCAGCGGATTCGCGGCCGCAGCCTGAGCGTCGTCCAGGCGGCCGAACTGCTCGGCCTCAGCCGCAGTCAGGTGCATCGGCTGCTGCAGGCCTATGACCTGGCCGGCGCCGACGGGCTGGTCTCGAAGAAGCGCGGCCGGCCGAGCAACCGGCGTCATAGAAAGGATTTCCGCATCCTGGTGCTCGACCTGGTGCGTGAGCATTATGCGGATTTCGGACCAACCCTGGCGGCTGAGAAGCTGCTCGAACGCCACCGGATTGCCGTCAGCAAGGAGACGCTGCGTCAGTGGATGATGGAAGCCGGCATCTGGGTGTCGCGACGCGAGCGCAAGAAGCGCGTCTTCCAGCCGCGCGGCCGGCGCGATTGTTTCGGCGAACTCGTCCAGATCGATGGCTCGCTTCATTGGTGGTTCGAGAACCGCGGTCCCAAATGCGCCCTGCTCGTCTATATCGACGATGCCACCGGCAAGCTGTTGCACTTACGCTTTGCGGGCTCGGAGAACACCTTCGACTATCTGCACGCGACGAAGGCCTATTTGCAGCAATGGGGCAAGCCGATTGCCTTCTACAGCGACAAGCATGGCATCTTCCGCACCACCCATGCTTCCAAGAAGGACAGAACCAGTGGCCTGACGCAGTTCGGGCGTGCCCTTTACGAGCTCAACATCGACATCATCTGTGCCAATACCCCGCAGGCCAAAGGCCGCGTCGAGCGCGCCAACCAGACGCTGCAGGATCGCCTCGTCAAGGAACTGCGGTTGCGCGGCATCGATACGATCGCGGCGGCCAATGCCTATTCGCCGGAGTTCATGGCCGACTTCAATCGTCGCTTTGGCAAGGCGCCGCGCAATCCGAAGGACATGCATCGGCCGTTTGCCGCGCATGAGAACCTCGATGGCGCCATGTGCCGCAAGGAGATCCGCAAGCTGTCGAATTCGTTGACGCTGCGCTATGACAAGGTGATGTTCATTCTCGATCCGACAGATCGCGCAGCGGCGCTGGCGGGTAAGAAGGTTGTCGTTTGCGACTATCCCGACGGACGCCTGGAGATCACAGACGGGGAAGCCACCCTGCCCTACAGGACGTTCGACACGCTGCGCTCGGTGCACCGCTCCGAGGTGGTTGAGAACAAGCGCCTGGATGACATGCTGGCGCTGGTCGCCGCGATGCAGGCCGGACGAGAGCAACAGCGCAGCAAGGGCGGGCCGCGCCGCACCGGCCAGACGGACCATATGTTCGGCATTCGCGACGGCAGCCAGAGCAATGGCTACCAGAAGCGCGGCACGAAGCCTGGCCGGAAGACGGATTTTACCAAGGATCCGGTGGTCATCGCAAAGCGCCAGCAAGCCCTCGCGCAGCTGAAAGCGGCGGAGTGA
- a CDS encoding DUF3846 domain-containing protein: protein MVRANTAYVLDPETTIFKPVALQVDLGIRPLYEIIGCRLLEVVRFDERHTLFVDEEGPQDGLTAFTIFEGFPQPIAGKIVLSPSTNEGSNGDRINSIDRDPLKPMLKFDHLQTRISVYNRDLCCSLHILEKANCQCS from the coding sequence ATGGTCAGAGCAAACACGGCTTATGTGCTGGACCCGGAAACCACGATTTTTAAGCCGGTAGCGCTTCAGGTCGATCTGGGCATCCGGCCGCTTTACGAGATTATCGGCTGCCGCCTGCTGGAAGTCGTACGGTTCGACGAGCGGCACACGCTGTTCGTCGACGAAGAAGGTCCGCAGGACGGGCTGACCGCCTTCACGATCTTTGAAGGCTTCCCGCAGCCGATCGCAGGCAAGATCGTTTTGAGCCCAAGCACGAACGAGGGCTCAAATGGCGACCGCATCAATTCAATCGATCGGGATCCCTTGAAGCCGATGTTGAAATTTGACCATCTGCAAACCCGGATCTCGGTCTACAATCGCGATCTTTGCTGTTCACTTCACATCCTTGAGAAGGCGAATTGCCAATGCAGCTGA
- a CDS encoding IS30 family transposase: MSLCYSQLTLSDRRRLHQLVERKVPVGEIARQLGRHRSTIYRELKRNTFHDAEFPEYSGYYSGIANDISKERRRRLRKLSRHPQLRELVIEQLKALWSPEQIAGRLLADGVSAVRVCTETIYRFIYSKEDYALELYQHLPEGRRKRRPRRSRKPRDGSIPLDCRISQRPDFIADRSQFGHWEGDLLIFRRDLGEANVTSLVERKSRYTVMIKNGSRHSRPLIDKIIDAFSPLPAFARQSFTFDRGTEFRGFKALEDGLGARSWFCDPNSPWQKGAVENTNKRIRRFVPSDTDLSAVNQPQLVALAHHLNSLPRKCLGYRTPAEVFMAHLRDCG, encoded by the coding sequence ATGTCGCTTTGCTATTCGCAACTCACCCTTTCCGATCGACGACGTTTGCATCAGCTCGTGGAACGCAAAGTTCCTGTCGGTGAGATCGCCCGCCAACTCGGTCGGCATCGATCGACGATCTATCGTGAACTGAAGCGCAATACCTTTCATGATGCCGAGTTTCCGGAATACAGCGGCTATTACAGCGGTATCGCCAACGACATCTCGAAGGAGCGTCGGCGACGGCTGCGCAAGCTCAGCCGCCACCCGCAATTGCGCGAACTGGTCATCGAGCAGCTGAAGGCACTTTGGTCGCCGGAGCAGATCGCCGGCCGTCTGCTTGCCGATGGTGTGAGCGCCGTCCGCGTCTGCACCGAGACGATCTATCGCTTCATCTATAGCAAGGAAGATTATGCGCTGGAGCTCTATCAGCATCTGCCGGAAGGCCGTCGTAAGCGCCGCCCACGCCGCTCCCGCAAACCCCGTGACGGCTCGATCCCGTTGGACTGCAGGATCAGCCAACGCCCTGATTTCATTGCCGATCGCTCTCAGTTCGGCCACTGGGAGGGTGATCTCCTGATCTTCCGGCGCGACCTTGGTGAAGCCAATGTCACCTCGCTGGTCGAGCGCAAGAGCCGCTACACGGTGATGATCAAGAATGGCAGCCGTCACTCTCGTCCGCTCATCGACAAGATCATCGATGCCTTCTCACCGCTACCCGCCTTTGCCCGGCAGAGCTTCACCTTCGACCGTGGTACCGAGTTTCGCGGTTTCAAGGCTTTGGAAGATGGACTCGGCGCCAGGAGCTGGTTTTGCGATCCGAATTCACCGTGGCAGAAAGGCGCGGTCGAGAACACCAACAAGCGCATCCGTCGCTTTGTGCCGAGCGATACGGACCTGTCCGCCGTCAACCAGCCGCAACTGGTCGCCCTCGCCCACCATCTCAATTCACTGCCCAGGAAATGCCTTGGTTACCGCACGCCCGCCGAGGTCTTCATGGCCCATTTGCGCGATTGCGGGTAA